Within the Taeniopygia guttata chromosome 1, bTaeGut7.mat, whole genome shotgun sequence genome, the region TGATGAACACAGGATGCTATTGTAGCACCTGCttataaaaatcagaatattttgtaGACTATGGGAGAAGCTCAGTTTTTTCCTATCCATATTTTAGTGAGTAAAGAAATACTCACCAATTCCAAACATGAAGTACTGAAGAGGTACCAAAATCACAGCAGGGATTACAATAAGGCCAAGACCAGCCTGATTCCGTACAGTATAGCCATCTGCAAACATTTATGTGGGAATTAGTAAAATCAAAATTGTTAACTGGATTCAAGCATAAAGTAACAAACATAAATCACTGGCATCACCAAATTTCCCACTGAAGGACCAGAAGTCACTCTCTAGTCCCTAATATTCACCCAAGGCaataagacagaaaatatttataaattttgaGTCAGTGTTTTCCTATGATCACTTGAGGGTCTGACAATTCCAATGCTGATTCTACTGTAGTCTGtatgtttcttttaatttaaaaattaggaGATTGCAATAGGTGGTACTAATGTCCATACTACAGAATTGAAGATATTCTTTTCCGCTCTTAATCCTTTAAATTAAGAGAGTAATTTTAATCACtcacctgggaaaaaaagagcagcGCCTACACCAGCTACAACTGCAAAGATGACAAGTGCTACAATCATGTACACCAACCTCTGAGATtcaatttcatattttaatcCTTAAAGAGATAGAGAGGAAAACAATCAGACACATAGATTCTCTCACTGAAATACACAGATTTATTACTTGGAACTCAAACttgtaaaatttaaaactattttaaactcccaagatttaatttgtttttattgtttgatATGGTTAATATGGCTTACTCAGAAAAATGACAGCTGGCATTAGGGTTCCAGTCAAATTCTTGCTTTCTCCTTCCATACAATTCAGCTGATATGTTATTGGAATAACTTTGGGACATGCTACAGGTTAATTCAGGTAGATGCACTGCTGATATTTAAATGTTAGAGTAAATTTGTTCCTCAGGTCAGTGTCAAGAGAGGGTTAGCAATTCCAGGCTTCATTCTCTTCCTCATGACACTGACATCAACATCACCTCTGTCCCCAAAAGAACTTAAATCCTAAAATCCAATCCTGTAAACAAAAGTCCAAAAAATCCACCTCAAACAAATCAAACACAACACcccccaaaacacaaaaccaagaaaacacaCATTCCCAAATAGCACACAGAAGAATCACACCCTATTTAACAACCTATTTAAAGGCATAAGGTATCATTGGTGGATTCCCAGGTTATCTAAAAGAGtaaaagtaaaaggaaaaaaaccacaccaggACATAAAGCACACTGCATTGCACAGATGTTGGTCAACAGTGTATAAAGAACATCTAAGGATGTCTGTCACTGGTGAATTGATGTATTGCCTCTAAAAACATTTAATGAAAGCATCAATGTCAGTGTTAAATTATAACTAAGCCAGCGCTAAAagattaatgaaaatatttacattaagaAGAGGTCACACCATCCTTCTATCATATTGATTTTATGGCCATATaatcaaacattttttaattattcaatCATGTCACGGTGAATCAACTGTGAAGAAAAGCTTCATACACACCACGCCTCTGTGTATTCTCTGGATCAACTCCCACACATCTTTTTGATGTGAGTACCACCTTTCATTTTACATGGATGCTTTTATGCATGGAAGTGATTTCAGGACAAATCAGCAACTGCAAAGAATTGAAGAGTAAATACTTACCAATAACACATAACTGAGCTACACATAAAATAACAAGTAAGCACATCAATGATACGATGCCAACCCTTTCCATTAGAAGGAACCAGGATCCTAGagaataaacaaagaaaaacagaaggaagagaACAAAAAGTGAGGCTATTTGCTTTGTAGTTATCATTCCTCTTAGGCTATGCCGTAGATTGCCCAATACTATATGTAATTCAGCATTAAGAATTATAATAGGCTAAGAAACCTATGTCTTCTACCTTTATGTTTCTCTGTATGACATCCTACTTTTTCAGTACTTCCAGTCACCCCAGTATTTTCCAAACTGGTGGTAATTCCAGAAGAAATCTGGATGTGTGGTAAGGAATACAAGAGCTAGCCTAAGTGAGAGGGAAACAATTTTAAGTCTTCCCAACATTATCCAtccagattttttccccctgcatttTGGATGCCGTAGGCTGTTCAGTCAGTCATGCTTTAAGAGCCTGTAAGCCACCTTCCAACatgaaattctgaaaatatctcCACTGAACTAGAAAATGGAGTTAATTCTTGCATCTCTGCTCATATATTTATTCAGGCTCACTCAGTGGAATCGAAAGTCTCCATTTCTTAGATTATACTTTCCACCATTCCTCTGCCTGCACATTTGCTTCCAAAGAAATTTCTAATCTTTAATAAAGACGCATATTTGTTGCATTTCTCTCtataaataaaaactgtatCTGTTGCTCCAGAAACATGTAATTAAGCAGCAATACCTCATTATTTAAAATGCCAATTAAATACACTGAGGGCAACTTTTAACTTCagaaatttccctttttcctccccctctcccAAAAGAGATCACAGAAGTAGATACAGCGCATACAACAGAAATACAAGGCAAACAGTAAGCTGAAGGcaagaaaatggagaaatagCTTCTAACTCATCAAAAGAAGGCTAATTTACTGAATTGTATAAAGCAAGGCTTTTTGCTTCATTCACAGTATTGAAAAAGCAACTAATATTAAACAGTAACTTAAACACAGTGGCCACTCCTGAGGTAAGCCAAATCCCAGTGATGCTGTTTGATGCAACAGAgaataattaaagaaattaactGCAAGCAGAGGCTCTGAGAGCCACTTCCTGTGCAGCATTTCCAGCTGACAATATCCAGTATAAAAAGAAAGCAGCCAAGAAGCCTGGAATCTGCTGAGGCTTCAGCATGCAACACAGAGCCACGTGTGGCCTGGAACTGGAGTCTGAAAGAACTTCCTGTACAGAAGTGCTTGCAACACTACAGACACATGCACCATGCAAGGAGCCTGGAATCTGCTGAAagcattttcctggaaatatACTTCCCTTACTCTGCTGCTTCATAGTAATCAACTGAACTGGCATAAAGTAGTGTTTTGAGAGCCAATATAGGGCAGTCAGTTCCAAGCTAAGAACAGAGAGTTCCAGACTGGGGGAAAGAAGAGTGAAAAgtaaagggaaaggaaatgggaaaaaggcaaggaagaagaaactaGAAGGAtgaggaaagaagagaaaaagcagcaagagatgatgaagagaggaaaaagaaaagaaaataggaaaactTGACAGTCACTCTCCTGGTCATGAAAATGTGTCTGTACACAAAGATGAGGGCACTAGCACAGAAATCTTGCTCACACTCTTATCCACTACCTAGGTGAATCCAGGAGTTCTTTAAAATAGATGGAGGATAGCTGGCTCTTGTATGACTATCTTTGTTAAAGCATCAATTGGAACGTGCTAGTAGTGACAGCACGAATTCATTGCTCAGAAATGACCCAGTGAAGACTGGTACAAGATTTCCATTATCCACTAACCCTTTTCAAAACTCACTCACTACACTTTCTTCTATTAGATTATTGTCTGAAGAGTTTTTCTGGAACACTGAGGAGGAGCAAGCAACAAAAAGTTGTAGAGAAGAACTGAGAGAGAGGAAGTGACTGTGATTTCCTTCACCCTCAAACCTAAGTTTTACATTTTCTAGCATATACTCTCAAACCTAATGCAACCTCAAAACTATGAGTTTTTCACTAACCACGTTTTTCCTCTGGTGTTCCGTCGTCGCAACTGACAACTAGAAaatgaaattagaaaaattatatCAGGTGCCTGCTCTGTTGTCTTTATACCAATTTCATAATTataaacacagagaaaataaaacttgtaAATGGGACTTGACTCTCCTATATTCTCAAGTCTTGCTTCCTCTTCTGGAGGGTAATACTGAATTGCATAGAGAGACAAGAAAGTCTGAGTAAGCTGTAAGAGAATAAGGAAACAGAAACTGTGTATACCTCTTCcctgtttctgttttctaagAAAAGAATGATATTCTAGCAGCTTCACCTTCTGCATCCTTCTCAATTTCAGGATCACGTTTGCTATGCAGAGTATATGGTTAACTCAATAACTAAACCCAGCTGAGAATTACACAAGTGTCTGCAGCAGGACACAAGCAACATCTGTTTTGAGcttcacaaatattttattgtgaaaTGTGAAAACTagtagcaaaacaaaacaaaaaaaatgctaGAGTGCATGGCTACACATACACAACACACTCGGTGCTTCCCACAGCTCTCCAAGGCAAGTCTCCCGTGCAGAACAGATGGATTGGGCACACCTGTGTCCAGTGAAACTGTCACCTCTGCATAGCATGGACAGATAACACAGGTACAGCAAAATCCAACAGCTGAGGCGCTGGAGAACAAGGGCTGGGACTGACAAGATAAAGTAAAATAGCTCCCTAGATGAGAAACTGATTTAGTGAATCTCATTCATTTTAACATCACTTTAAACACCATCTTTTGAAGATGACATTTAATGCTAGAAAACTACAAGCTGCCATCTAGCAGTAGCATTTTCAACCTCACTAGAAAACTACCTACTTTCAGACTGAGATTTAGACCTCTTGAAACAGAATTTCTATTAGTTCTACCTGTAGTTTTCCAGCAGCGTTAAAGGTTGCAAGAAGCAATTCTTCCAAGAAAACATCTCTGCAGACACTGTGATGGATGTATACATTTCAGTATTATGAAGATGATCACAAATATGTCACGCAGTAACATGAGACTGCTGAATATATCAGCATCTACATAATCAAAAATATGTGGGAAACCATAGATTTTCCTATATGGGACCTAAATCATGCTCAGACATTATTACAGAATGAGAAAATGTGTTCAGATTTTCCCATAGAAGCACTTCTCTCTAACTTTAAAGCCACATTAGCTTACAAGTTAGAAGGCCTGGGTGCtacattttttggttttcactttaaaggaataaattgccaagttcattatttttctctttcccttaaGATTTTGCTTGCTTTCCCCTCCCAACAGGTACTGAAACAACAGCAGGCAACTCACCTGAGCTGCTTTTAagttccatttttatttctccttcacTGTTTGATTCTGTTACTTTACAGCTGTAATTTCCCACAGTTGCTTGTGCACTGTCGATCACCAGCGAGGCCACACCCTTGATTAATTCCGCCTTGGATAAAAATCTTGCAGACGAAAATGAGGGATCAATGTTAAAGTTCTTGTTTCCTCCATGGTAAAAGAAAATTGTAACTCCTTGCCTTTTCCATGTAACAGACATGACATTTTCATTGTTCTGCTTTAGGTCAGTCACGTAACAAGGTAAAACTACAGTTTTATTACAGTCATTTTTTTCTACAACACTTGTCCCATAAAGTGACAACTGGGCAGAACctataaagaaaaatgaaaattgacacattcagaattatttcttaatactcaaaaacaaagaagaaataattacaAGTGAattgggaaaacaaaacaaactctcCAGTGAAATCACAGAAAGAGAATCATGCTTTAAGGGATcaacagaagatgaaaaaaaaaggcattattATAATTCTACTTACTTCACAATTCTAATTCTACACAAACTCAAGCCATTCTCATATTAATTTAATGCATAGATACCATAACCTATcatacatttgaaaaaaaaaaaaattgagttgcTATTTATTTACTTGGACACTTCTATTTAACATGGGGAAATACTGTCAAAGCACACAGATAACATTAACCACAGATGTCCCACTGATATTCAGCCCGCTGGATCACACAAGTATCCACAAACTGAGGACCAGGCATCAGTTCCACACAAGTTCCTTTACACCTCATTAAGGACACAGAGAATAAAGTCTCCCTATTACACTTCCCAGAAAAGGCAGGGAAGCTTAGTAAAGAAAGCTTTGTCACTTGTTCCCTCTTATCTCTGAAGGTGGAGCCAAATGACTATAGGTTTGGATAATCTCTTGcaaattctctcttttcctttccacgGGAGAAGCTGCACACACAATACCATATATTAAATAAGATTACTACTTAGTATTTGACTGATTACTACTTAGTATTTGACTGCATACACAACAGAATTGAAAATGTAGAATTTGTAAAAATCACCAACCTGTATTACAAATCACTGTGACTAATGTCTCTAATAATCATATTCAAtgcagataaggaaaaatatgttACCACTGCTGGGTTTTCCCAACTCTCTCCCACACTGCACAGCTCTaaaacagcagcactgactAACCACTGCTTCACGAAAGACCCAAGCCCTGCCAAGATTTTATCAGAAATGAAGATTCAATCATTAGTTCTTAAGAATATCAAAAATTGTAACAGCAGTATATAaattacatcaggaaccagAAAAAATAGGTTAATTAAACTAGCTTGGCTGTAAGCTATGAAGgctttgaatattttattttctctattttttcttgtttgtatGAAATCATAACAAAGTTTAATAGCTTTCTTCATAGTAATTGTTCCCCAAAGTCCCACAGCCATTAATAATTCAAAATGCTTTACTACATCCATCTGATAAAACCAAATATGGGAAAGGATATGAAAATCCCCTAATACTGGAAGCACTGAGACTTACAAACTGGAATAGCTCCAGGGACTTCAGAGGAACTACTGATACTCACATGTACAAAACCAGCCCAGAATGATATGTATTTAATTACTAACCTTAATTAGGGCaaggggagaaaggaaaaaaaaaagggggggggggagttATGTCACTATTTGCAGtagttatttaattttcttcccctcAAATCAAGAGTCCCAgatcacattttttaaaaagactcCTGTTTTAAACATCACTTTAATATTTGAACACCATTTCCTGGATTACTATTGAATAGCAAAAGCTTAAAATAAACTGGCTCTGTATATATTATGCATGACAGCACTTCACAATGAAGGAAGAAGTATTCTCTGGTTTACTCATTGTGTTGTATTTTTTAACTAATCAAAGCAACAAAAGCAGAACAAAGGGAAACTATACACAAACCTCAACCCATGCCCTAATAAAAATCAAACGAAGACAATTTAAACCTTCAGTAGTTCTTGGTGAAATAAATTTCACACTAAATCATGATAATAACTGTTgggatttttattctttttcgGAGGCAGCACATTTACATTTTTGCGGGCTGTGTCCCCTTGGACCCAGCCGCTTTTAGGGAAGAGGCTGTGCGGCTGCTCCCCCACtaaaggagcccccagggcttcCTGCAGATGGTGCTTCCACCACCAACCTCCCAACCATTCTGGAGCTAAGATGAAGCCAAGAGAACCCTCTCCCAACAGCCACCAAATCCTGCAGGCAATGGATGGCTGGATGGGCTCTTCGCCTCCAAGCGTCTCGTAGATTATCATCTTGGAAGCGTCACATGAAGGTGGCAATTTTCGAGCCTTACACTACGCAGCGTGGGGGTCTCTGAAGAACTTGAAGCTGTCACAGAAAGGCTCTGCACACGCAGAGCAAATTCCGATCTGCCACACACGGCAGAACTGGGGAAGTTTGGGCAGAGCAGCCGATGGCAGCCAGCCCTTCTCACCTCCTCACGCAAGCCAGCCTACTGCTATAACCCCGGAACCCAGACTGGGATTTCGACATGAGGTTTAAACACTCAAGTTTCGATGCGCTGCTTCCTGCAGAAACAATCCTACAGCACCTGCACCTGGGTGAAATGTTTTATCTCTGTCCCAGCACCGAGTTTCTTCTCAAGGCAGAGAAATAAGAATTTAGGACTGTGCGATGTCTGAACTGCACCGCACTCGGATGGCACGCAAACCCGTGTCACACATCCAGAAACGCTGTCAACCGCAGCGCAGTTCAGGACAGCACAcggagctgagcccagagctCCGGGCACGCTGCGCCTCCTCTCCCCCGCAACCCCCGCGGGGAGCAGCCCACCGCCGGCCCCGGGGGCTGGGTGACAGCGTGTGTGGTGTGTCCTTCCCAAAGGATGGCGATCCACCGCCGGCGGTCCCAGACGCGGTGTTTGCCAGCAGGAGCGGCCGGAGTTCCGAGCAGGAGCGCCGCGAGTCCCCTCGCCGAGCGGCGGCAGGACGGGCGgcggccgctccgccccgcTGGCCTCGGGACCGGTCCCCGCCCgaccctccctcccctccccgcgGCTCGGGGGTGACTCAACCCTTCCCTGGCACCCcggtggggtggggtgggggcaccGCGGTGCTCGCGCCGGGACGACCGCTACCGGAGCGGTCGGGAcgaggagggaaggggagagaaaagcgggagcggcgggcgggagcggcgggcaCTCACCTGCGCGCAGGGCGGCGAGCAGCACGGAGGCGGCCAGCAGCCACatggcggagcggcggcggcggcgcggcccggcGGAGCGGCGGTTCAAGCGGCGCCGCagcgggcgggcggcggaggAGGGCGGGGGGGAACGCTCGCCCGCTGACTGGCTGCCGCCCCTTGCGCGGGGAGCGCTCCGCCCTCACCGAGAGCTCCGCTCCGCCCTCACGGAGATCTCCGCTCCCCCCCCGCCTTCACCCCCGGTGCTCTGCAGCAAGCCCGGGAGTTGTGCCGCGATAAggcttgttgtttttttggcGATGTTTGGTGGCTTTTTAAGCGATTAGCAGGACGCTATCCCACGCCCGGGCCCGCGGTGCTGAGGCTCGCGGCTCCCCTCACGCGCCCGTAAGATGGCTGCCGGGGGAAGATGCCGGCTCTGGAAAAGGGGAAGCGTTGACATGGTGACTCCTCCACCGCTGTGTTGGTTACGAAACATCTTGATTTTTTTGAAGGGTATAAAGCCCGTTGgggtgggcaggagggagggctTTAATTTCTGAGGGCATCCTGCTTGTTGCTAAAAGCCTGTGGAACACCGGCCTTGCCAGGGCTACGTTTGCTCTTGGCTGCAGTCGTATGCACTAAGTGCAAATGAAACACGAGGTGTTCAAAAACGCTGAAGAACTTGTAAAGTGATCAGTTGTTGCACTGGATTAAAAAGCTAAAAGGATAAATGCGTGTTTTTCCTATGTTTGCAGTAATACAtacatttcagtatttcagcAAATGTTTcaacaaggattttttttttttaatgtagagtTGTCTTAACATTGTGAATCTTTGCTCTCTAACGTGTTGgtgatgcattttaaaaaggacTGTTAAATATATTTGGGGAGAATACTTTTATCTACATTTATAGATATGTTTATATTTACAGTGTTGTTACAAGTTCCAAAGTTCAACAGAGGACAAAAGTCAGGGCAGAATCAAAATTCTGTGAGAAACTGAATTTCCATAGGTTTTATGTCTCATGCAGATTTACTGCATTTATGGGGTTTTGCAACATTTATATTGGTTTTCTATTGGGTGGGTCTACCCCGCAAACACTCCCCTGCCTGCTGAATCTCTGTTCTCTTACAttctcccccagccctccctAAGTGAGTAATGGGTACCGATGCCTTGACTGCCGCGTTTGTTTCCTCCAGATATTCCTAAAGCACTCAGACATCCTCCGGCATTCAAGTTTAGTAAAAAGCCTTGAGCTGTGGGAGCCATCTGACTCGAGAAATGATGGAGGGGGCTGGCACAAAGCTGCtgatcctgctcctgccagacTGACTCACATGATGTTCTCTGGAGGCCAGAAGAGACGAGCTGGAGCAGGGGGTAGCAGGGAAGATGTGTCTGCGTCAGCCACAGCTCATATCTGTGCCTGTGCCCTGCGTGCCAGCGTGTTGATAGCCACAGGCACTGGGGTCCCCTTTGCGGGGAGCTGCGCAGCATTTGCGGTAAGAAAACCAGGAACGCTCTCCTGCTGCAAAGAGAAGGCTacagctgcagcacacactTGTCCCTGTTGCTAAGGTAACACATATCACACCCACGTTGGCTAGAAGCAAAACAGCACGCATGGGAAATTTCAGAGGGCCAGGAGCCTCGCGTGGGAGAGCGCTGCTCtctcaggtgctgctgcctcctgtaCTACTGAGCCAGGTCTCACAAATCCCTCAGTGATAACTCTTCCCATGCAGTTTCCCTCATTGTGTTGGAGGTTGCTGTGCCATCCATCTAGGTGTGCACCTGAAATGCTTTGTCTTGTAATGCTCTGCCTTCTGCTGCCAAGAAATGTCTGCAATGCCTCTGCTCCCTGATGGTTTCGGGCAGCACAAGGCAGTTCAGATGCCCTCTGAAACAGGTtgggcagctctgctttctgttCTGAACCAGAAACACAGAGCAACCTCTGCTGTAACACAAGAGCTGCATGCTTCTAACCACTTTCTAACATCACTCATTTTGCTCAGCAGTACATGGTGTAGAAGCTCACAGAGAAACACATCTCGGCAGCTGTGAAAAGCACATCCCCAGCGCTGACTTGTGTATAAGTCCAAGTGCTCCAAAAGTGAGAGGTCATATATTTTGAAAACTGCCTGAGTCTCTCATTTATGACTTTCAAGGCACACTTCTGGCCTTTAAATTAGGCAACTTATTTTATTACCACTACTAGGCACAGATGTACCTGTTTATACTGTTTGACAGCTCTTTGGAATGCCATTGATGACTCTCTGGGGTCAGCAAGCTGTGACAGGCACGAGTCACATACAAAAGCCACTGTAGAGGAGGCAGCGACTGCTGTGGCTGGCAGGAAACTGCTGAAGAGTGACATAAAAGCCCAACTGCCTAAAGCAAAGGGTGTCAGTAGCTGTGATTTGTCAAACCGACAGTGAGAGCTGTCTCCTTTGGCAAGAAATGCAGTGGCCAGGCCTCCATCTGTGTTCCCGGAGTCACTCACCATAGGTACCCTCCCCTAACCCAGAAACCACCCACACCCAGAGCTCACAAGGCAGCAACGTGATGGGTAATACCTTGTTCTCCCTCAGGCTCCACGAAGGATTCACAGAGCAGCCTTTTATCCTTTCACTTCTGATCTGGAAACCAAAGTGTGCCGAGGTTAAATGAACTGACTAAGGTTGCATAATTAGCCAGTGGCAGAGCTGAGAATAGACACCATCTCCATTTCTTCAGGCCTAACATCTAACTCTCAGGCCCTTCTTCGGGACATAGGCAGGCTAGCAAAACTGTATATCACAGCTGTATAGAATATGACATTTTTTGAACAGGCTCGACCCTGAGCTTACTACAGTTCtggaaaaaacaaccaaaccaaaaccaaaccaaacaaaaccaaaaatttttctttttatgagtGCTCCTGCCTGGATAAGAGGGTAAAAATGGAATTCAAGTgacatttataaatattaatggACTTCTAAGCACATTAAATAAGTTCCCAAGGGCCAAAGCCTGAATTAACTTTGAGTAATAGTTGCTGAAGACTTAGgcaaaaataaagcaatgcTGTGAAGAAATGTTAACCTTTCACAGATGTTTGGTAGGGCTAAAATACAGTCATTTGTCCTTCCTTTCAAAACAAACTGTTTTAGGGAAACACTACTTCTTTCATGCTCCCAACCCTCCCCTTCTTCGCTTACTCTCTTTCTACTCTTGTGTGTTTGAATGCATTTTTTTGcaatttcctttcttcagctgctgctgtagcTGCTGGGATTTGTCAGGCAACTCAGTGACATTAGTGACTTAGTGGGGGGGGTGTGGGAGACAAGAAATCCTGTTCATTCTTGTTCAACAGAAAACACTGGGAAAGGTTTGGCTAACAGGGAGATAAGGGGGGTGAAACTCCAGCCTGTGCAACTCTCCTGCCACGATGGTTTCTGAAGCAGATTTGTGTTCCAGGTCACTGAACCCCTGCTGCAGGCCACAGCTGAGACAGCCAGGTAGACAACCTGGGGGTACCTGCAGCTGCCCTCCACCTAGATAAGACCTGGAGAACGGGACCAGGTTATTGGCAAGCCAAGAGGAATTACATGTCATGGTAGCTAGGCAGTAAAGATGGTGATCTGCTTTCATCTTAGGCATTTTGTTCCTTCCAAGAACGGCCTGTAGTGGTGAAGCAGTGTGTATCATTTCAGGGGAAGGTTCAGATAAGTTACTTGGTTCTCAAGGGTTCTAGAAACATCTCCTTTCACACCAGATTCACTCAGAGAGAGGGTCaattcttctaaaatatttaaggaGAAATGTTCATAGCCTTGAAGCTGTTTAAAAACATGACTTCCCATGCAGTGCAAGTCGGAGTCCCTTTTGATGTCAGAGAGAATTAGGTTCTACCTGTCCTCAAATATCTGGCTCAGTCACCTAAATGCATTTACAAAGCTGGCCTTAGCAGCTTTCATTA harbors:
- the CD47 gene encoding leukocyte surface antigen CD47 isoform X1 produces the protein MWLLAASVLLAALRAGSAQLSLYGTSVVEKNDCNKTVVLPCYVTDLKQNNENVMSVTWKRQGVTIFFYHGGNKNFNIDPSFSSARFLSKAELIKGVASLVIDSAQATVGNYSCKVTESNSEGEIKMELKSSSVVSCDDGTPEEKRGSWFLLMERVGIVSLMCLLVILCVAQLCVIGLKYEIESQRLVYMIVALVIFAVVAGVGAALFFPDGYTVRNQAGLGLIVIPAVILVPLQYFMFGIVFDSLLRATLALIGLKLLGFIIAVVGFALCVSACPPLHVSVLIAGLAIMAFASLCSLVYVFFMGSRMKDHPRPGKAVEEPLNELQSYVMRI
- the CD47 gene encoding leukocyte surface antigen CD47 isoform X5, which gives rise to MWLLAASVLLAALRAGSAQLSLYGTSVVEKNDCNKTVVLPCYVTDLKQNNENVMSVTWKRQGVTIFFYHGGNKNFNIDPSFSSARFLSKAELIKGVASLVIDSAQATVGNYSCKVTESNSEGEIKMELKSSSVVSCDDGTPEEKRGSWFLLMERVGIVSLMCLLVILCVAQLCVIGLKYEIESQRLVYMIVALVIFAVVAGVGAALFFPDGYTVRNQAGLGLIVIPAVILVPLQYFMFGIVFDSLLRATLALIGLKLLGFIIAVVGFALCVSACPPLHVSVLIAGLAIMAFASLCSLVYVFFMGSRMKDHPRPGMQKE
- the CD47 gene encoding leukocyte surface antigen CD47 isoform X2; protein product: MWLLAASVLLAALRAGSAQLSLYGTSVVEKNDCNKTVVLPCYVTDLKQNNENVMSVTWKRQGVTIFFYHGGNKNFNIDPSFSSARFLSKAELIKGVASLVIDSAQATVGNYSCKVTESNSEGEIKMELKSSSVVSCDDGTPEEKRGSWFLLMERVGIVSLMCLLVILCVAQLCVIGLKYEIESQRLVYMIVALVIFAVVAGVGAALFFPDGYTVRNQAGLGLIVIPAVILVPLQYFMFGIVFDSLLRATLALIGLKLLGFIIAVVGFALCVSACPPLHVSVLIAGLAIMAFASLCSLVYVFFMGSRMKDHPRPGKAVEEPLNDAKGVMLE
- the CD47 gene encoding leukocyte surface antigen CD47 isoform X3, with the protein product MWLLAASVLLAALRAGSAQLSLYGTSVVEKNDCNKTVVLPCYVTDLKQNNENVMSVTWKRQGVTIFFYHGGNKNFNIDPSFSSARFLSKAELIKGVASLVIDSAQATVGNYSCKVTESNSEGEIKMELKSSSVVSCDDGTPEEKRGSWFLLMERVGIVSLMCLLVILCVAQLCVIGLKYEIESQRLVYMIVALVIFAVVAGVGAALFFPDGYTVRNQAGLGLIVIPAVILVPLQYFMFGIVFDSLLRATLALIGLKLLGFIIAVVGFALCVSACPPLHVSVLIAGLAIMAFASLCSLVYVFFMGSRMKDHPRPGNCRVM
- the CD47 gene encoding leukocyte surface antigen CD47 isoform X4, with protein sequence MWLLAASVLLAALRAGSAQLSLYGTSVVEKNDCNKTVVLPCYVTDLKQNNENVMSVTWKRQGVTIFFYHGGNKNFNIDPSFSSARFLSKAELIKGVASLVIDSAQATVGNYSCKVTESNSEGEIKMELKSSSGSWFLLMERVGIVSLMCLLVILCVAQLCVIGLKYEIESQRLVYMIVALVIFAVVAGVGAALFFPDGYTVRNQAGLGLIVIPAVILVPLQYFMFGIVFDSLLRATLALIGLKLLGFIIAVVGFALCVSACPPLHVSVLIAGLAIMAFASLCSLVYVFFMGSRMKDHPRPGKAVEEPLNELQSYVMRI
- the CD47 gene encoding leukocyte surface antigen CD47 isoform X6, whose amino-acid sequence is MWLLAASVLLAALRAGSAQLSLYGTSVVEKNDCNKTVVLPCYVTDLKQNNENVMSVTWKRQGVTIFFYHGGNKNFNIDPSFSSARFLSKAELIKGVASLVIDSAQATVGNYSCKVTESNSEGEIKMELKSSSGSWFLLMERVGIVSLMCLLVILCVAQLCVIGLKYEIESQRLVYMIVALVIFAVVAGVGAALFFPDGYTVRNQAGLGLIVIPAVILVPLQYFMFGIVFDSLLRATLALIGLKLLGFIIAVVGFALCVSACPPLHVSVLIAGLAIMAFASLCSLVYVFFMGSRMKDHPRPGKAVEEPLNDAKGVMLE
- the CD47 gene encoding leukocyte surface antigen CD47 isoform X7, producing MWLLAASVLLAALRAGSAQLSLYGTSVVEKNDCNKTVVLPCYVTDLKQNNENVMSVTWKRQGVTIFFYHGGNKNFNIDPSFSSARFLSKAELIKGVASLVIDSAQATVGNYSCKVTESNSEGEIKMELKSSSGSWFLLMERVGIVSLMCLLVILCVAQLCVIGLKYEIESQRLVYMIVALVIFAVVAGVGAALFFPDGYTVRNQAGLGLIVIPAVILVPLQYFMFGIVFDSLLRATLALIGLKLLGFIIAVVGFALCVSACPPLHVSVLIAGLAIMAFASLCSLVYVFFMGSRMKDHPRPGNCRVM